Proteins co-encoded in one Terriglobia bacterium genomic window:
- a CDS encoding HNH endonuclease, with translation MADGGVLVLNSVYQAVQITGVRRAFVLFCGGRARAVAPDFSSYDFENWCDLPYGAGEDLIRTPRREIRIPRVIQLLHYDRLPRREIRFNRRNIFFRDRNRCQYCGRVFPQRDLNLDHVVPLSRGGGSSWDNVVCACLACNGRKGNRLPHEAGMALIRPPKKPAGHPVLRAGWIGPLHEQWRTFLDVAYWNVELEEDVLPGARETDPLAAFQHGG, from the coding sequence ATGGCCGACGGCGGTGTTCTCGTCCTGAACAGCGTGTACCAGGCGGTGCAGATCACCGGGGTGCGCCGCGCCTTCGTCCTGTTCTGCGGAGGCCGCGCCCGCGCCGTCGCTCCGGATTTCTCAAGCTACGATTTCGAGAACTGGTGCGACCTTCCCTACGGAGCCGGTGAAGACCTCATCCGAACGCCGCGTCGGGAGATCAGGATCCCCAGGGTGATCCAGCTCCTGCACTACGACAGGCTGCCGCGCCGCGAGATCCGGTTCAACCGGAGGAACATCTTCTTCCGGGACCGGAACCGCTGCCAGTACTGCGGCCGGGTGTTCCCGCAGCGGGACCTCAACCTCGACCACGTGGTCCCGCTCTCACGCGGCGGAGGGTCGTCGTGGGACAACGTCGTTTGCGCCTGCCTCGCGTGCAACGGCCGGAAGGGGAACCGCCTGCCCCACGAGGCGGGGATGGCGCTCATACGGCCGCCGAAGAAGCCTGCCGGCCATCCCGTCCTGAGGGCCGGCTGGATCGGGCCCCTGCACGAGCAGTGGCGGACGTTCCTCGACGTCGCGTACTGGAACGTCGAGCTGGAGGAGGATGTTCTCCCCGGCGCGCGGGAGACCGATCCCCTGGCCGCGTTCCAGCACGGCGGGTAG
- a CDS encoding D-alanine--D-alanine ligase → MSARLTVGLLFGGASVEHEVSVASARGVARGLDPGRFECIPIGVTGDGRWLPPEASRAILGGSEARVERPAGGGDDRLVVDPGGGGLLLLSGRDPARPVPLDVLFPVLHGWGGEDGRLQGAMDLAGIPCVGAGVLGSALGMDKAVAKTIFGARGLPVGPWIAFSHEDYRSAPAEIERRLASSLGFPVFVKPSNGGSSVGITKVGGPDGLEAAIDAAFDCDLKVIAEAAIDGQEVECAVLGNDRPEASIPGEIEPSREFYDYAAKYLDGTSRLRIPAAIPAATAETVRRIAVEAFLALDLAGMARVDFFVERPTGKVLLNEANTLPGFTGISMYPKLWEASGLPYPELLDRLVRLALDEASSVRKRATRLRA, encoded by the coding sequence GTGAGCGCGAGGCTCACGGTCGGGCTGCTGTTCGGCGGTGCGTCGGTCGAGCATGAGGTGTCCGTCGCGTCCGCGCGAGGGGTCGCGCGCGGGCTCGACCCCGGACGCTTCGAGTGCATCCCCATCGGGGTCACCGGTGACGGGCGCTGGCTCCCGCCGGAGGCCTCCAGGGCGATCCTCGGGGGGAGCGAGGCCCGCGTCGAGCGGCCCGCGGGCGGGGGCGACGACCGCCTGGTGGTGGATCCGGGCGGAGGCGGGCTCCTCCTGCTCTCCGGGCGCGATCCCGCGCGCCCGGTCCCGCTGGACGTGCTCTTCCCCGTGCTCCACGGATGGGGAGGCGAGGACGGTAGGCTCCAGGGCGCGATGGATCTCGCCGGCATCCCGTGCGTCGGCGCCGGCGTCCTCGGCTCCGCCCTGGGAATGGACAAGGCGGTCGCGAAGACGATCTTCGGAGCTCGCGGGCTTCCGGTCGGCCCGTGGATCGCCTTCTCCCACGAGGATTACCGGTCCGCACCCGCGGAGATCGAGCGACGGCTCGCGTCGTCGCTGGGGTTCCCGGTGTTCGTCAAGCCGTCGAACGGCGGCTCCTCGGTGGGGATCACGAAGGTCGGCGGGCCGGACGGGCTCGAGGCGGCGATCGATGCGGCCTTCGATTGCGACCTCAAGGTGATCGCCGAGGCGGCGATCGATGGCCAGGAAGTGGAGTGCGCGGTGCTGGGGAACGACCGGCCCGAGGCCTCGATCCCCGGCGAGATCGAGCCGTCCCGGGAGTTCTACGACTACGCCGCGAAGTATCTCGATGGCACTTCGCGGCTGAGAATCCCTGCGGCGATCCCCGCCGCCACCGCGGAGACGGTGCGGCGGATCGCCGTCGAGGCGTTTCTCGCCCTCGACCTCGCGGGGATGGCGAGAGTAGACTTCTTCGTGGAGAGACCGACGGGGAAGGTGCTGCTGAACGAGGCGAACACGCTGCCCGGCTTCACCGGGATCAGCATGTACCCCAAGCTCTGGGAGGCGTCGGGCCTGCCTTACCCGGAGCTGCTCGACCGGCTCGTCCGGTTGGCGCTCGACGAGGCGTCGTCGGTCCGCAAGCGCGCGACGCGCCTCCGAGCCTGA
- a CDS encoding sulfite exporter TauE/SafE family protein: MLERLNEWGFALGQMLQGQLARGSAAAVLVVFAAGLVTSLTPCVYPMYPVMVPYILGAAQGNRRKAFTLSTVYVLGLAAIYTALGVAAALLGKTFGRMTDTPWIPLVFGLLIVMFGLGMLDVFTLRLPSFLTGIQSAGTVRGGYVGALLLGIAAGFVAAPCTAPVLGVLLTYVAAQHRVVWGGLLTFVFSVGMGSLLLVLGVFAGLLGSLPKPGRWMVTVKIAMGALMVLIGAGFVWVAISRLIGRGGAA; the protein is encoded by the coding sequence ATGCTGGAGCGCCTGAACGAGTGGGGTTTCGCCCTCGGGCAGATGCTCCAGGGACAGCTCGCCCGGGGTTCGGCCGCGGCGGTCCTGGTCGTGTTCGCGGCGGGGCTCGTCACCAGCCTGACGCCCTGCGTCTACCCCATGTACCCGGTGATGGTTCCCTATATCCTGGGAGCCGCCCAGGGGAACCGGCGGAAGGCGTTCACCCTGTCGACGGTGTACGTCCTCGGCCTGGCGGCGATCTACACGGCCCTCGGGGTCGCAGCGGCGCTCCTGGGGAAGACCTTCGGCCGGATGACGGACACGCCGTGGATCCCCCTCGTCTTCGGCCTGCTGATCGTAATGTTCGGCCTCGGAATGCTCGACGTGTTCACCCTCCGGCTCCCGTCGTTCCTCACCGGCATCCAGTCGGCGGGGACGGTTCGCGGAGGGTACGTCGGGGCGCTGCTGCTCGGGATCGCCGCGGGGTTCGTCGCGGCGCCTTGCACGGCGCCGGTGCTCGGCGTGCTGCTCACCTACGTGGCCGCGCAGCACCGGGTCGTCTGGGGCGGCCTGCTCACATTCGTGTTCTCCGTGGGGATGGGTTCCCTGCTCCTGGTCCTCGGCGTCTTCGCCGGGCTCCTGGGGAGCCTGCCGAAACCCGGGCGTTGGATGGTCACGGTGAAGATCGCGATGGGGGCCCTGATGGTGCTCATCGGGGCCGGGTTCGTCTGGGTCGCGATCTCCCGGCTCATCGGCAGGGGCGGCGCCGCGTGA